The sequence GAGACCTACGGCAGCTGACCGAGGAACCGGGTGGCGTCGAAGGGTTCGACTGGCACCCCGCCTCGAACCGCATCGCCTACCTCGCCGGGGGCCAGGAGAAACCGAAAGAACCGCCCATCGCGAGAGAGATAGAGCGCCTCCGCTACCGCTTCGACGGCAAGGGGTACCTCGCGCAGGTTCCTCGGCGCCTCAGGTTGGTGGAGTCCGACGGCACCGTCGGCGAACTGGACACGGTGGGCCTCGACGTCGAGGAGCTGGTTTGGAGCCACGATGGAAGCTACCTCGTGCTCGTAGCCGCCCGCGATCAGGTCGAGTCGGACGAGGAGAAGCGGCGCCTCTGGCGTCTCGACCCGGCCGGCGGTTCGCCGCGGCCGTTGACCGAGGCGATGCGCCTCTGGGCCCCCAGCCCGGGTCCCCGCGGCGAGATCGCCTTCCTCGCACCCGCCGACCCACAGCAGACCGCCGGACCCGGCGCGGTCTGGCTCGTTTCCGAGGCGGGCGACGACCTTCGGCCGCTCACCGGCTTGGGTCACGACCTCTCCCCCTCCCCCGGAGGCGACTGCCGCTACGGCGCCCATCCCAACCGCCCACTCTGGCTCTCTGCGGACGAACTACTGGTCAACCTCAACAGCAACGGCTGGAGCAGCTTGACTTGCCTCTCGAGAGAAGGGGAGCTGGCCGATACCGCCGGCACCGGGGCGGTCGTGACGGCCTTCCATGCCGCCGGAGGGACGGTCGCTTACATCGAGGAGAGCTCGGCCCGTACCGGTCAGCTCTACGTCCGGCCGGCCGAGAGGGGGGCGCGGAGGCTCACCGACCTGAACAGCGATCTGTCGGAACGTGCCGGCTTCGTGGAGGCGAAGGGGCCGTTCACTCCGGAGGCGGCAGGCGGCGCCCAGTACTGGCGGTTGGATCCCCAGGAGCCTCGGGACGACCTGGCCATCGTGGTCCAGGTTCACGGGGGACCGCACACGAACGTGGGCCACGGCTTCTACTTCGAATACCAGTTGCTCGCCGCCAACGGGTACACGGTGATCTACGGCAACCCGCGAGGCTCCTCCAGCTACGGCCAGGAGTTCGCCACCGCCATCCTGGGCGGCTACGGCACGATAGACGCCGACGATGTCCTCGCCTTCGTCGACGACGCCCTCGCCTCGCACCCCGACCCAGGAGCTCCCGTCCACCTGACGGGCGGCTCCTACGGCGGCTTCATGACGAACTGGCTGGTTGCCCACACCGAGCGGTTCCGCTCGGCGGTCACGCAACGAAGCATCTGCAACTTCGTCTCCTTCTACGGCACCTCCGACATCGGCTGGTGGTTCACAGAGCGGGAGCTGAAGGGCGATCCGTGGGAGGGGTTCGAGCGACTCTGGCAGCAGAGCCCACTGCGCCTGGCGCGCCGGGTGGCTACTCCTCTGCTGATCATCCATTCCGAGAGCGACCTGCGCTGCCCGCTGGAACAGGCACAGCAACTCTTCGTCGCCCTCAAGCGAAGCGGCAAGGCTCATACCAAGCTCGTCATCTTCCCCGAGGAGAACCACGAGCTCTCCCGCTCGGGCAGGCCGGACCGCAGGGTGAGGAGGCTGGACACCATCGTCGGGTGGTTCGAGGCCAACGCCTGAAGCGACCGTCGCCCGATTTGGAGCGGCGCGACGCGCTGTGCTAGACTTTCACGTTGGTCGACTAGGTCGGTACCAATCTATCCGGTCCGACTCGGTCGCACCCCGCGGGCACACGCCCGGGAAGGATATCTATGCCACTGACCAAGGAACGCAAGCAGGAGATCGTCGAGAAGTACGGCAACGGCAACCCGAACAACACCGGTTCCACCGAGGTTCAGGTCGCCCTGCTCACGGCGAGGATCGAAGAGCTGAGCGAGCACCTGCAGCGCAACACCAAGGATCACCACAGCCGCCGCGGGCTGCTCACCATGGTAGGCAAGCGCAAGCGGCTCCTCGCCTACCTCGAGCGCGAAGACTACGAAGGCTACAAGAGCCTCATCCAGAGCCTCGGACTCCGTCGCTAGGACGTGAGCTGTCCGGGCTCCACAGCAAAGTGACGCTCCCGGCGCCTATGGGGTCTATCCGGCCCCGTTGGCGCCGGGTTCTACTTTCGACCGAACTATTTTTCGCCGGCGGCGGAATATGCCGTCAAGGATCCGCAAGCGCCTTCGAGCGCGACACACGAGGAACGACTAAGGAGAGAGAGTGAACGTACCGGAAGGCAAACGCTACACTTTGACGCTGGGCGGCCGCGAGCTGGTCCTGGAGACGGGCAAGTACGCCAAACAGGTCTCCGGGAGCGTGCTGGCGCGCTACGGCGACACGGTGGTGCTGGTTACCGCCCAGATGTCGGATGACGCCAGCCCCATGAGCTTCCTGCCGTTAACCGTCGAGTACGAGGAGCGTCACTACGCGATCGGCAAGATCCCGGGCTCCTTCATGCGCCGCGAGGGCCGGCCGGGCACCCAGGCGACGCTGAACGCCCGCATCGTCGACCGGCAGATCCGCCCGCTCTTCCCCAAAGGGCTGCGCAACGAGATCCAGGTGATCATCACCGTGCTAGCCGCCGACCGCAAGAACGATCCGGCTCACGTGGCTGCGATCGCCGCTTCCGCGGCCCTCTCCCTCTCGGACATCCCCTGGGACGGTCCCACCGCCTGCGCCAAGGTCGGCTACATCGACGGCCAGTACGTGCTCAACCCGACCCTCGACCAGGTCGACGACGGCACCTCGCAGCTGGAGCTGACGGTCGCAACGACCAGTGACGCTGTCCTGATGGTGGAGGCCGCCGCCGACGAGCTATCGGAGGACGTCATGGTGGGCGCCATCGAGTTCGCCCAGCGGGAGCTTGCG is a genomic window of Trueperaceae bacterium containing:
- a CDS encoding S9 family peptidase — protein: MARLESGDLLRLEFVSDPRVAPDGRTVAAVITDIISSEDAPPRYRSRVELFEVGGGSRSLAQPPFSDTSPRFSSDGRSLAFLRKTEKEETAQLWLANLDDGDLRQLTEEPGGVEGFDWHPASNRIAYLAGGQEKPKEPPIAREIERLRYRFDGKGYLAQVPRRLRLVESDGTVGELDTVGLDVEELVWSHDGSYLVLVAARDQVESDEEKRRLWRLDPAGGSPRPLTEAMRLWAPSPGPRGEIAFLAPADPQQTAGPGAVWLVSEAGDDLRPLTGLGHDLSPSPGGDCRYGAHPNRPLWLSADELLVNLNSNGWSSLTCLSREGELADTAGTGAVVTAFHAAGGTVAYIEESSARTGQLYVRPAERGARRLTDLNSDLSERAGFVEAKGPFTPEAAGGAQYWRLDPQEPRDDLAIVVQVHGGPHTNVGHGFYFEYQLLAANGYTVIYGNPRGSSSYGQEFATAILGGYGTIDADDVLAFVDDALASHPDPGAPVHLTGGSYGGFMTNWLVAHTERFRSAVTQRSICNFVSFYGTSDIGWWFTERELKGDPWEGFERLWQQSPLRLARRVATPLLIIHSESDLRCPLEQAQQLFVALKRSGKAHTKLVIFPEENHELSRSGRPDRRVRRLDTIVGWFEANA
- the rpsO gene encoding 30S ribosomal protein S15 translates to MPLTKERKQEIVEKYGNGNPNNTGSTEVQVALLTARIEELSEHLQRNTKDHHSRRGLLTMVGKRKRLLAYLEREDYEGYKSLIQSLGLRR